In Streptomyces chartreusis, the following proteins share a genomic window:
- a CDS encoding dihydrolipoamide acetyltransferase family protein codes for MAQVLEFKLPDLGEGLTEAEIVRWLVQVGDVVAIDQPVVEVETAKAMVEVPCPYGGVVTARFGEEGTELPVGAPLITVAVGAPTTDGESEGSGNVLVGYGTSEAPARRRRVRPGEQVSANGDAVAREAAEGPVPVISPLVRRLARQNGLDLRELHGSGPDGLILRADVEYALRAAQVHGRTVQPVAEPRTQVAPSAPAPAAVPAAPAPVRSSAPAGGIRIPLKGVRGAVADKLSRSRREIPDATCWVDADATELMRARAAMNAAGGPKISLLALLARICTAALARFPELNSTVDMEAREVVQLDQVHLGFAAQTERGLVVPVVRDAQARDAESLTAEFARLTEAARTGTLTPAELTGGTFTLNNYGVFGVDGSTPIINHPEAAMLGVGRIIPKPWVHEGELAVRRLVELSLTFDHRVCDGGTAGGFLRYVADCVEQPAVLLRTL; via the coding sequence ATGGCACAGGTGCTCGAGTTCAAGCTCCCCGACCTCGGGGAGGGGCTCACCGAGGCGGAGATCGTGCGCTGGCTGGTCCAGGTCGGCGACGTCGTCGCGATCGACCAGCCGGTCGTCGAGGTCGAGACGGCCAAGGCGATGGTCGAGGTCCCCTGCCCCTACGGCGGCGTCGTCACGGCCCGCTTCGGCGAGGAGGGCACCGAACTGCCCGTCGGGGCGCCGCTGATCACGGTGGCCGTCGGCGCGCCGACCACCGACGGCGAGAGCGAGGGCTCCGGGAACGTCCTGGTGGGCTACGGCACCTCCGAGGCACCCGCGCGCCGCAGAAGGGTGCGGCCGGGGGAGCAGGTGTCCGCCAACGGGGACGCCGTCGCCAGGGAAGCGGCGGAGGGACCCGTGCCGGTCATCTCCCCGCTGGTGCGCCGCCTCGCCCGCCAGAACGGCCTGGACCTGCGGGAGCTGCACGGCTCCGGGCCGGACGGGCTGATCCTGCGGGCAGATGTCGAGTACGCGCTGCGGGCCGCCCAGGTGCACGGGCGGACCGTGCAGCCGGTGGCCGAGCCGCGCACCCAGGTGGCACCGTCGGCCCCGGCGCCCGCCGCCGTCCCGGCCGCGCCGGCCCCCGTCCGCTCCTCCGCCCCCGCCGGCGGCATCCGCATCCCCCTCAAGGGTGTCCGCGGTGCCGTCGCCGACAAGCTCTCCCGCAGCCGCCGGGAGATCCCGGACGCGACCTGCTGGGTGGACGCCGACGCGACGGAGCTCATGCGGGCACGGGCCGCGATGAACGCCGCCGGGGGACCGAAGATCTCCCTGCTCGCCCTGCTGGCCCGCATCTGCACCGCCGCCCTGGCCCGCTTCCCCGAGCTCAACTCCACCGTCGACATGGAGGCCAGGGAGGTCGTCCAGCTCGACCAGGTGCACCTCGGCTTCGCCGCGCAGACCGAGCGGGGACTCGTCGTCCCGGTGGTGCGGGACGCGCAGGCACGGGACGCGGAGTCGCTGACCGCGGAGTTCGCCCGGCTCACCGAGGCTGCCCGCACGGGCACCCTCACCCCGGCCGAACTCACCGGCGGCACCTTCACGTTGAACAACTACGGCGTGTTCGGCGTCGACGGCTCCACGCCGATCATCAACCACCCCGAGGCCGCCATGCTCGGCGTCGGACGCATCATCCCCAAGCCGTGGGTGCACGAGGGCGAACTGGCCGTGCGCCGGCTCGTCGAGCTCTCGCTCACCTTCGACCACCGGGTCTGCGACGGCGGCACGGCGGGCGGCTTCCTGCGGTACGTGGCGGACTGCGTCGAACAGCCGGCGGTGCTGCTGCGCACACTCTGA
- a CDS encoding TetR/AcrR family transcriptional regulator — protein sequence MTTAKRDTYTPETLLSVAVQVFNERGYDGTSMEHLSRAAGISKSSIYHHVTGKEELLRRAVSRALDGLFGILDEEHARVGHAADRLEYVVRRMVEVLIAELPYVTLLLRVRGNTDTERWALERRRDFDHQVAALLKAAAAEGEVRGDVEVRLATRLVFGMVNSIVEWYRPDGRGMNEREVAETVVRLVFGGLRRAS from the coding sequence ATGACCACCGCCAAGCGCGACACGTACACCCCGGAGACCCTGCTCTCCGTCGCCGTGCAGGTCTTCAACGAACGCGGCTACGACGGCACCTCCATGGAGCACCTGTCCAGGGCCGCCGGCATCTCCAAGTCGTCGATCTACCACCACGTCACGGGCAAGGAGGAGCTGCTGCGCCGCGCCGTCAGCCGCGCCCTGGACGGGCTCTTCGGCATCCTCGACGAGGAGCACGCACGCGTGGGGCACGCCGCGGACCGCCTGGAGTACGTCGTCCGGCGCATGGTCGAGGTGCTGATAGCCGAGCTGCCGTACGTGACGCTGCTCCTGCGGGTGCGCGGCAACACCGACACCGAGCGCTGGGCCCTTGAGCGGCGCCGCGACTTCGACCACCAGGTGGCCGCACTGCTGAAGGCCGCCGCCGCCGAGGGCGAGGTCCGCGGCGACGTCGAGGTCCGCCTGGCCACCCGGCTCGTCTTCGGCATGGTCAACTCCATCGTGGAGTGGTACCGCCCGGACGGCCGCGGGATGAACGAACGCGAGGTCGCCGAGACGGTGGTCCGCCTGGTCTTCGGGGGCCTGCGCAGGGCGAGCTGA
- the paaN gene encoding phenylacetic acid degradation protein PaaN: MAAELTAHELIAKHRPTLDQALEAIRTRAYWSPHPEHPKAYGENGSLDAAAGKAAFDALLGGRLDLGQPGTDDWVGGETSPYGIELGVEYPHADIDTLLPAMQAGRRAWRDAGAEMRAVVCVEILKRISDRTHEFAHAVMHTSGQAFMMAFQAGGPHAQDRGLEAVAYAYVEQVRTPDTAEWTKPQGKRDPLALTKQFTPVPRGTALLIGCNTFPTWNGYPGLFASLATGNPVLVKPHPRAVLPLALTVQVAREVLAEAGFDANLVALAAERPGEGIAKTLATRPEIRIIDYTGSTVFGDWLEANARQAQVYTEKAGVNTVIVDSTDNYKGMLSNLAFSLSLYSGQMCTTPQNLLVPRDGIRTDEGPKTYDEVVADLARAVDGLLGDDARANALLGAIVNPDVKARLEAAAGLGEVALASREIANPEFPDAVVRTPVIVKLDGAKPDDEAAYMSECFGPVSFAVAMDSAADAVELLRRTVREKGAMTVGAYTTDDEVEGAIQEVCLEEAAQLSLNLTGGVYVNQTAAFSDFHGSGGNPAANSALCDGAFVANRFRVVEVRREA, encoded by the coding sequence ATGGCCGCCGAACTGACCGCCCACGAGCTGATCGCCAAGCACCGGCCCACCCTCGACCAGGCGCTGGAAGCGATCCGTACACGCGCGTACTGGTCACCGCACCCCGAGCACCCCAAGGCCTACGGCGAGAACGGCAGCCTGGACGCGGCGGCGGGCAAGGCGGCCTTCGACGCCCTCCTGGGCGGCCGCCTCGACCTCGGCCAGCCCGGCACCGACGACTGGGTGGGCGGCGAGACGTCCCCGTACGGCATCGAGCTGGGCGTCGAATACCCGCACGCCGACATCGACACGCTGCTGCCCGCCATGCAGGCCGGCCGGCGCGCGTGGCGCGACGCGGGCGCGGAGATGCGCGCGGTGGTGTGTGTGGAGATCCTCAAGCGGATCAGCGACCGGACGCACGAGTTCGCGCACGCGGTCATGCACACCTCCGGCCAGGCGTTCATGATGGCGTTCCAGGCGGGCGGCCCGCACGCGCAGGACCGCGGCCTGGAGGCGGTGGCGTACGCCTACGTCGAGCAGGTCCGCACCCCCGACACCGCGGAGTGGACCAAGCCGCAGGGCAAGCGCGACCCGCTCGCGCTGACCAAGCAGTTCACGCCGGTCCCGCGCGGGACCGCCCTGCTCATCGGCTGCAACACCTTCCCGACCTGGAACGGCTACCCGGGCCTGTTCGCCTCCCTCGCCACCGGCAACCCGGTCCTGGTCAAGCCGCACCCGCGCGCGGTGCTGCCGCTCGCGCTCACCGTGCAGGTCGCGCGCGAGGTCCTCGCCGAGGCGGGCTTCGACGCGAACCTCGTGGCGCTGGCCGCCGAGCGGCCCGGTGAGGGCATCGCCAAGACCCTGGCGACCCGCCCCGAGATCCGGATCATCGACTACACCGGCTCGACGGTGTTCGGCGACTGGCTGGAGGCCAACGCCCGCCAGGCGCAGGTCTACACGGAGAAGGCCGGCGTCAACACGGTGATCGTCGACTCCACCGACAACTACAAGGGGATGCTCTCCAACCTGGCCTTCTCGCTGTCCCTGTACAGCGGCCAGATGTGCACCACCCCGCAGAACCTCCTGGTGCCGCGCGACGGCATCCGCACCGACGAGGGCCCCAAGACCTACGACGAGGTCGTCGCCGACCTCGCCCGCGCGGTCGACGGCCTGCTCGGCGACGACGCCCGCGCGAACGCGCTGCTCGGCGCGATCGTCAACCCCGACGTCAAGGCCCGCCTGGAGGCCGCTGCCGGGCTCGGCGAAGTCGCCCTCGCGTCACGGGAGATCGCCAACCCCGAGTTCCCGGACGCGGTCGTCCGCACGCCGGTGATCGTCAAGCTGGACGGCGCCAAGCCGGACGACGAGGCCGCGTACATGAGCGAGTGCTTCGGTCCGGTGTCGTTCGCCGTGGCGATGGACTCGGCGGCGGACGCGGTGGAGCTGCTGCGGCGCACGGTGCGCGAGAAGGGCGCGATGACCGTCGGCGCGTACACCACCGACGACGAGGTCGAGGGCGCGATCCAGGAGGTGTGCCTGGAGGAGGCGGCCCAGCTGTCGCTGAACCTCACGGGCGGCGTGTACGTCAACCAGACGGCCGCGTTCTCCGACTTCCACGGGTCGGGCGGCAACCCGGCGGCCAACTCCGCGCTGTGCGACGGGGCGTTCGTCGCCAACCGGTTCCGCGTCGTCGAGGTGCGCCGGGAGGCCTAG
- a CDS encoding alpha-ketoacid dehydrogenase subunit beta, whose protein sequence is MTTVAVKPATMAQALTRALRDAMAADPSVHVMGEDVGTLGGVFRVTDGLAKEFGEDRCTDTPLAEAGILGTAVGMAMYGLRPVVEMQFDAFAYPAFEQLISHVARMRNRTRGRMPLPITIRVPYGGGIGGVEHHSDSSEAYYMATPGLHVVTPATVADAYGLLRASIASDDPVVFLEPKRLYWSKDSWNPEDPQTVEPIGRAVVRRSGRSATLITYGPSVPVCLEAAEAAREEGWDLEVVDLRSLVPFDDDTVTASVRRTGRAVVVHESGGFGGPGGEIAARITERCFHHLEAPVLRVAGFDIPYPPPMVERHHLPGVDRILDAVGRLQWEAES, encoded by the coding sequence ATGACCACCGTCGCCGTCAAGCCGGCCACCATGGCGCAGGCCCTCACGCGCGCGCTGCGCGACGCCATGGCCGCCGACCCGTCCGTGCACGTCATGGGCGAGGACGTCGGCACCCTCGGTGGCGTCTTCCGCGTCACCGACGGACTCGCCAAGGAGTTCGGCGAGGACCGCTGCACCGACACCCCGCTGGCCGAGGCGGGCATCCTCGGCACGGCCGTCGGCATGGCCATGTACGGGCTGCGCCCGGTCGTCGAGATGCAGTTCGACGCCTTCGCCTACCCGGCGTTCGAGCAGCTGATCTCGCACGTCGCGCGCATGCGCAACCGCACCCGCGGCAGGATGCCGCTCCCGATCACCATCCGGGTCCCCTACGGCGGCGGCATCGGCGGCGTCGAGCACCACAGCGACTCGTCCGAGGCGTACTACATGGCGACTCCGGGGCTCCATGTCGTCACGCCCGCGACCGTCGCCGACGCCTACGGCCTGCTGCGCGCCTCCATCGCCTCCGACGACCCGGTCGTCTTCCTGGAGCCCAAGCGTCTGTACTGGTCGAAGGACTCCTGGAACCCCGAGGACCCGCAGACCGTTGAACCGATCGGCCGTGCGGTGGTGCGGCGCTCCGGCCGGAGCGCCACGCTCATCACGTACGGTCCGTCCGTGCCCGTCTGCCTCGAAGCCGCCGAGGCGGCGCGGGAGGAGGGCTGGGACCTGGAGGTCGTCGACCTGCGCTCGCTGGTGCCGTTCGACGACGACACGGTCACCGCCTCCGTACGGCGGACCGGACGGGCGGTCGTCGTGCACGAGTCGGGCGGGTTCGGCGGACCGGGAGGGGAGATCGCGGCCCGGATCACGGAGCGCTGCTTCCACCACCTGGAGGCGCCGGTGCTGCGTGTGGCCGGGTTCGACATCCCCTATCCGCCGCCGATGGTGGAGCGTCACCACCTGCCCGGCGTGGACCGGATCCTGGACGCCGTGGGGCGTCTGCAGTGGGAGGCCGAGAGCTGA
- a CDS encoding Lrp/AsnC family transcriptional regulator codes for MAEGPDDGIPLPPARPLDAIDQDILQMLQADGRASIRSVAERVHVSRANAYSRINRLIEDGVIRGFGARVNHERAGQGTSAYITLKIVQNSWRTVREQLRQLPGASHIALVGGDFDVLLLVHTPDNRSLRELVLTRLQSIPEVLSSRTLLVFEEEDLEPQG; via the coding sequence ATGGCCGAAGGCCCGGACGACGGAATCCCCCTGCCGCCCGCCCGGCCGCTCGACGCCATAGATCAGGACATCCTCCAGATGCTCCAGGCGGACGGCCGCGCGTCCATACGCTCGGTGGCCGAGCGGGTCCATGTCTCGCGCGCCAACGCCTACTCCCGCATCAACCGCCTCATCGAGGACGGCGTCATCCGTGGCTTCGGCGCCCGCGTCAACCATGAACGCGCAGGCCAGGGCACATCCGCGTACATCACCCTGAAGATCGTCCAGAACTCCTGGCGCACGGTCCGCGAACAGCTGCGCCAACTGCCCGGCGCCTCGCACATCGCCCTGGTGGGCGGCGACTTCGACGTCCTGCTCCTGGTGCACACCCCGGACAACCGCTCCCTGCGCGAACTGGTCCTCACCCGCCTCCAGAGCATCCCCGAGGTCCTCAGCTCCCGCACTCTGCTGGTCTTCGAGGAGGAGGACCTGGAGCCCCAGGGCTGA
- the pdhA gene encoding pyruvate dehydrogenase (acetyl-transferring) E1 component subunit alpha, with translation MTVMEQRGAYRPSPPPAWQPRMDPAPLLPDAEPYRVLGTEAAAKADPDLLRRLYAELVRGRRYNVQATALTKQGRLAVYPSSTGQEACEVAAALALQERDWLFPSYRDTLAAVARGVDPVEALTLLRGDWHTGYDPHEHRVAPLCTPLATQLPHAVGLAHAARLKGDDVVALALVGDGGTSEGDFHEALNFAAVWQAPVVFLVQNNGFAISVPLAKQTAAPSLAHKAVGYGMPGRLVDGNDAAAVHEVLADAVRQARAGGGPTLIEAITYRIDAHTNADDATRYRGDSEVETWRGHDPIALLEHELTERGLLDDAGKQAARDAAEAMAADLRERMNQDPALDPMDLFDHVYAEPTPQLREQRAQLQAELHAESEGSHR, from the coding sequence ATGACGGTCATGGAGCAGCGAGGCGCGTATCGGCCATCGCCGCCGCCCGCCTGGCAGCCCCGTATGGACCCCGCGCCGCTGCTGCCCGACGCAGAGCCCTACCGCGTCCTCGGGACGGAGGCGGCCGCGAAGGCCGACCCGGACCTGCTGCGCCGGCTCTACGCCGAGCTGGTGCGGGGCCGCAGGTACAACGTGCAGGCGACCGCGCTCACCAAGCAGGGCCGCCTCGCCGTCTACCCGTCCAGCACCGGCCAGGAGGCCTGCGAGGTCGCCGCCGCACTGGCCCTTCAGGAGCGCGACTGGCTCTTCCCGAGCTACCGCGACACCCTGGCGGCCGTCGCACGCGGCGTGGACCCCGTCGAGGCCCTGACCCTGCTGCGCGGCGACTGGCACACCGGCTACGACCCGCACGAGCACCGCGTGGCCCCCCTGTGCACGCCGCTCGCCACCCAGCTTCCGCACGCCGTCGGCCTCGCCCACGCCGCCCGCCTCAAGGGCGACGACGTGGTCGCGCTCGCCCTGGTCGGCGACGGCGGCACCAGCGAGGGCGACTTCCACGAGGCGCTGAACTTCGCCGCCGTGTGGCAGGCGCCGGTCGTCTTCCTGGTCCAGAACAACGGCTTCGCCATCTCCGTCCCGCTCGCCAAGCAGACCGCGGCCCCGTCGCTGGCCCACAAGGCCGTCGGCTACGGCATGCCCGGCCGCCTGGTCGACGGCAACGACGCGGCCGCCGTGCACGAGGTGCTCGCCGACGCCGTGCGACAGGCCCGCGCGGGCGGCGGTCCCACCCTGATCGAGGCGATCACCTACCGCATCGACGCCCACACCAACGCCGACGACGCGACCCGCTACCGCGGCGACTCCGAGGTCGAGACCTGGCGCGGGCACGACCCGATCGCGCTCCTGGAGCACGAGCTGACCGAGCGCGGTCTGCTCGACGACGCCGGCAAGCAGGCCGCCCGCGACGCCGCCGAGGCCATGGCCGCCGACCTGCGCGAACGCATGAACCAGGACCCGGCGCTCGACCCGATGGACCTGTTCGACCACGTCTACGCCGAGCCCACCCCGCAACTGCGCGAACAGCGCGCCCAGTTGCAGGCGGAGCTGCACGCCGAGTCCGAGGGGTCGCACCGATGA
- a CDS encoding HTTM domain-containing protein: MNRFALAVSSAIARVTESALGPYQTAVIRIGFSATWLLFLLREFPHRQELYGPGGPWDFDLAQQLIGTNGSFTALMWFRGGIWFETVYLFAVLTAVLLLVGWRTRAMSVLFMVGVLSLQNRSIFMGDGGDNVLHLMCVYLVFTRCGQVWSLDERRARRARDAHARGERVAPDRVGPALWSVSGFVLVAVTAAGRLDGDLTVPLILWISWLAPAVWWIVGRRARTAEPRILLDVIGNVVHNGALLVIMAEACLIYATAGWYKIQGSRWQDGTAVYYPLHLDYFSPWPALADVLSSSGTMVMLITYGTVVVQVAFPFTLFNRRVKNVLLAAMITEHAVIAVVLGLPFFSLAMIAADAVFLPASFLRRLGDLAARARGRLAGLVRRGDHPVKPPAPRSPENPEHAHVGSSA, from the coding sequence GTGAACCGCTTCGCCCTCGCGGTCTCCTCCGCCATCGCCCGCGTGACGGAGTCCGCCCTCGGCCCGTATCAGACGGCCGTGATCCGCATCGGCTTCAGCGCGACCTGGCTGCTGTTCCTGCTGCGCGAGTTCCCGCACCGCCAGGAGCTGTACGGCCCCGGCGGGCCCTGGGACTTCGACCTCGCCCAGCAGCTGATCGGGACGAACGGCTCCTTCACCGCGCTGATGTGGTTCCGCGGCGGGATCTGGTTCGAGACGGTGTACCTCTTCGCCGTCCTGACGGCCGTGCTGCTGCTGGTCGGCTGGCGCACCCGGGCGATGTCCGTGCTGTTCATGGTGGGCGTGCTCTCGCTCCAGAACCGGTCCATCTTCATGGGCGACGGCGGCGACAACGTCCTGCACCTGATGTGCGTCTACCTCGTCTTCACGCGCTGCGGTCAGGTCTGGTCGCTGGACGAGCGCCGGGCACGGCGCGCGCGTGACGCACACGCGCGGGGTGAGCGCGTGGCGCCGGACCGGGTGGGTCCGGCCCTGTGGAGCGTGTCCGGGTTCGTGCTGGTCGCGGTGACCGCGGCGGGCCGGCTCGACGGCGACCTGACCGTGCCGTTGATCCTGTGGATCAGCTGGCTGGCCCCGGCCGTGTGGTGGATCGTGGGCCGCCGCGCGCGGACCGCCGAGCCCCGCATCCTGCTGGACGTCATCGGCAACGTCGTCCACAACGGCGCCCTGCTGGTGATCATGGCCGAGGCGTGTCTGATCTACGCCACCGCCGGCTGGTACAAGATCCAGGGTTCGCGCTGGCAGGACGGCACCGCCGTCTACTACCCGCTGCACCTCGACTACTTCTCGCCCTGGCCCGCGCTCGCCGACGTGCTCTCGTCCAGCGGCACCATGGTCATGCTGATCACCTACGGCACGGTCGTCGTGCAGGTCGCCTTCCCGTTCACGCTGTTCAACCGGCGGGTCAAGAACGTCCTGCTCGCGGCGATGATCACCGAGCACGCCGTGATCGCGGTCGTGCTCGGCCTGCCGTTCTTCTCCCTGGCGATGATCGCGGCGGACGCGGTGTTCCTGCCGGCGTCGTTCCTGCGCCGGCTGGGCGACCTGGCCGCACGCGCGCGTGGCCGGCTGGCCGGGCTGGTGCGGCGCGGCGACCACCCGGTGAAGCCCCCTGCCCCGCGCAGCCCGGAGAACCCCGAGCACGCGCACGTAGGCTCTTCGGCATGA
- a CDS encoding NTP transferase domain-containing protein — MTAYEPTGAQGAASAGQDVAHDAVVLAGGAARRLGGVDKPAVSVGGRPLLDRVLAACADARTTVVVADPRPTARPVTWAREDPPGGGPLAALDAGIRHTTAESVLVLSADLPFLDEDTVRRLLAALRTGGADGALLTDADGRDQHLVAAYRASALRRELAALAREHDGLSGLPLRRLTGALDLTRVPDPVASFDCDTWDDIATARARIREHGHVLDEWISAVKDELGIDLDVDIKVLLDLARDAAHGVARPAAPLTTFLVGYAAAQAKGGEGGPEAVAEAARKAAALALRWAEEAAAAKSDAPDATPETRPDAG; from the coding sequence ATGACCGCGTACGAACCGACGGGCGCGCAGGGCGCCGCCTCTGCCGGGCAGGACGTCGCGCACGACGCCGTCGTCCTCGCCGGCGGTGCCGCGCGGCGGCTCGGCGGCGTGGACAAACCCGCCGTCAGCGTCGGCGGGCGCCCGCTGCTCGACCGGGTGCTCGCCGCCTGCGCCGACGCCCGCACCACCGTCGTCGTCGCCGACCCCCGACCCACCGCACGGCCGGTGACCTGGGCCCGCGAGGACCCGCCCGGCGGCGGCCCGCTGGCCGCCCTCGACGCCGGCATCCGGCACACCACGGCCGAGTCGGTCCTCGTCCTCTCGGCCGATCTGCCGTTCCTGGACGAGGACACCGTCCGGCGGCTGCTGGCCGCCCTGCGCACCGGCGGCGCCGACGGCGCGCTGCTCACCGACGCCGACGGCCGCGACCAGCACCTCGTCGCCGCGTACCGCGCGTCCGCGCTGCGCCGCGAACTGGCCGCGCTCGCCCGCGAGCACGACGGCCTCAGCGGCCTCCCCCTGCGCCGGCTGACCGGCGCGCTCGACCTCACCCGCGTCCCCGACCCCGTCGCGTCCTTCGACTGCGACACCTGGGACGACATCGCCACCGCCAGGGCACGCATCAGGGAGCATGGGCACGTGTTGGATGAATGGATTTCCGCAGTCAAGGACGAACTCGGCATCGACCTCGACGTCGACATCAAGGTGCTGCTGGACCTCGCCCGCGACGCCGCCCACGGCGTGGCACGGCCCGCGGCCCCGCTGACCACGTTCCTCGTCGGATACGCGGCGGCACAGGCCAAGGGCGGCGAAGGCGGCCCCGAGGCGGTCGCCGAGGCCGCCCGCAAGGCCGCCGCACTCGCCCTGCGCTGGGCCGAGGAGGCCGCCGCGGCCAAGTCCGACGCCCCCGACGCCACCCCCGAGACCCGGCCGGACGCCGGATGA
- a CDS encoding 3-hydroxyacyl-CoA dehydrogenase — translation MTALDLSSPVAVVGTGTMGQGIAQVALVAGHPVRLYDAAPGRAQAAADAIGARLDRLVAKDRLTGADRDAARARLLPAESLAELADCALVVEAVLERLDVKQELLRELEGVVDQDCLLATNTSSLSVTAIGGALANPGRFVGLHFFNPAPLLPLVEVVSGFATDVTSATRAYETARAWGKTPVACADTPGFIVNRIARPFYAEAFAVYEAQGADPATIDAVLRECGGFKMGAFELTDLIGQDVNESVTHSVWQAFFHDVRFTPSLAQRRLVESGRLGRKSGHGWYDYAEDAERDEPHTAEKRQQPSYVVAEGDLGPASELLSLIREAGIPVREEEEDHGTRLVLPSGGQLALADGQTSVEFRDVVYFDLAVDYRRATRIALSASQDTAPQTLTEAIGLFQALGKDVSVIGDVPGMIVARTVARIVDLAHDAVAKGVATVEDIDTAMRLGVNYPLGPFEWSRRLGRGWAYDLLDELHVREPSGRYAPSLALYRHAYASDKREGSTS, via the coding sequence ATGACAGCTCTCGACCTCAGCAGCCCCGTGGCCGTCGTCGGCACCGGCACCATGGGCCAGGGCATCGCCCAGGTCGCGTTGGTCGCCGGCCACCCGGTACGGCTGTACGACGCCGCTCCCGGGCGCGCGCAGGCGGCGGCGGACGCGATCGGCGCCCGCCTGGACCGGCTCGTCGCCAAGGACCGCCTCACCGGCGCCGACCGCGACGCGGCCCGTGCCCGGCTGCTGCCCGCCGAGTCCCTCGCCGAGCTCGCGGACTGCGCCCTGGTCGTCGAGGCCGTCCTGGAGCGTCTCGACGTCAAACAGGAACTGCTGCGCGAGCTGGAGGGCGTCGTCGACCAGGACTGCCTGCTCGCCACCAACACCTCGTCCCTGTCGGTCACGGCCATCGGCGGCGCCCTCGCGAACCCGGGCCGCTTCGTCGGCCTGCACTTCTTCAACCCCGCGCCGCTGCTGCCGCTGGTCGAGGTCGTCTCCGGGTTCGCCACCGACGTCACGTCGGCCACGCGCGCGTACGAGACGGCACGGGCCTGGGGCAAGACGCCGGTGGCCTGCGCCGACACCCCCGGCTTCATCGTCAACCGCATCGCCCGGCCCTTCTACGCCGAGGCCTTCGCGGTCTACGAGGCGCAAGGAGCGGATCCGGCCACCATCGACGCGGTGCTGCGCGAGTGCGGCGGCTTCAAGATGGGCGCCTTCGAGCTCACCGACCTGATCGGGCAGGACGTCAACGAATCCGTCACGCACTCCGTGTGGCAGGCCTTCTTCCACGACGTGCGCTTCACGCCCTCGCTCGCCCAGCGCCGCCTGGTCGAGTCGGGCCGGCTCGGCCGCAAGAGCGGGCACGGCTGGTACGACTACGCGGAGGACGCCGAGCGGGACGAGCCGCACACCGCCGAGAAGCGGCAGCAGCCCTCCTACGTCGTCGCCGAGGGCGACCTGGGCCCCGCCTCCGAGCTGCTTTCGCTGATCCGCGAGGCGGGCATCCCGGTGCGCGAGGAGGAAGAGGACCACGGCACGCGTCTGGTGCTGCCGAGCGGCGGCCAGCTGGCGCTCGCCGACGGCCAGACGTCGGTGGAGTTCCGGGACGTCGTCTACTTCGACCTCGCGGTCGACTACCGCCGTGCCACCCGGATCGCGCTGTCCGCCTCGCAGGACACCGCGCCGCAGACCCTCACCGAGGCCATCGGCCTGTTCCAGGCGCTCGGCAAGGACGTCAGCGTCATCGGCGACGTCCCCGGCATGATCGTCGCCCGCACGGTCGCCCGGATCGTCGACCTGGCGCACGACGCCGTCGCCAAGGGCGTGGCCACCGTGGAGGACATCGACACCGCGATGCGGCTCGGCGTGAACTACCCCTTGGGGCCCTTCGAATGGAGCCGCCGCCTGGGCCGCGGCTGGGCCTACGACCTCCTGGACGAGCTGCACGTGCGCGAGCCCTCCGGCCGCTACGCGCCGTCCCTCGCGCTCTACCGCCACGCGTACGCCTCCGACAAGCGGGAGGGCAGCACCTCATGA
- a CDS encoding TrmH family RNA methyltransferase, with amino-acid sequence MTLASWNRLAETSVLLDGFHALKHAVRFGAEVPVAVAVDREAALALADELAPDVRDALDGLLTEVPEPTYKSLVPRPHPTAVAALAVRPSRAAGLGKLAHTPRTAPVVVLDNPRNLGNAGAVIRLAAGFGVTGVVTTGTLDPWHPTVVRGGAGLHFATVVERLTVPELPPGPLFALDPEGDDIRGVKLPDDAVLAFGSERSGLSAELRARTDHLLSLPMRPQVSSYNLATSVAMTLYHWSLTGGAARA; translated from the coding sequence ATGACCCTGGCCTCCTGGAACCGGCTCGCCGAGACCTCCGTCCTGCTCGACGGCTTCCACGCTCTCAAGCACGCCGTGCGCTTCGGCGCCGAGGTCCCGGTCGCGGTCGCCGTGGACCGGGAGGCGGCGCTGGCGCTCGCCGACGAACTGGCGCCGGACGTACGGGACGCCCTGGACGGGCTCCTGACCGAGGTCCCGGAGCCGACGTACAAGTCCCTGGTGCCGCGGCCGCACCCCACGGCGGTGGCCGCCCTGGCGGTACGGCCGTCACGCGCCGCCGGCCTCGGCAAGCTGGCGCACACTCCGCGCACCGCCCCGGTCGTCGTCCTCGACAACCCCCGCAACCTCGGCAACGCGGGCGCCGTGATCCGTCTGGCCGCCGGGTTCGGCGTGACCGGCGTGGTCACCACCGGCACCCTCGACCCCTGGCACCCCACGGTCGTGCGCGGCGGTGCGGGACTGCACTTCGCGACGGTCGTGGAGCGGCTGACGGTGCCCGAGCTGCCCCCGGGCCCGCTGTTCGCCCTCGACCCCGAGGGCGACGACATCCGGGGCGTGAAGCTCCCGGACGACGCCGTCCTCGCCTTCGGGTCGGAGCGCAGCGGCCTGTCGGCCGAACTGCGGGCGCGCACCGACCACTTGCTGTCCCTGCCGATGCGCCCCCAGGTCTCCAGCTACAACCTGGCGACGAGCGTCGCGATGACGCTGTACCACTGGAGTCTCACCGGGGGCGCCGCGCGGGCCTAG